A DNA window from Agrobacterium vaccinii contains the following coding sequences:
- a CDS encoding cupin — protein sequence MDIEHFWLTKSDWVPNNERLPVIVYRQINPDIDPAGFESLFLKNGWTGTWRNGIFDYHHYHSGAHEVLGVGRGRAAVQLGGPEGPTLEITRGDCLILPAGTGHRKLTGSSDFQVVGAYPPGQEPDIQREAPTHEMIKTIRSLPTPATDPVQGSTGALQSLWT from the coding sequence ATGGACATCGAGCACTTCTGGCTAACAAAAAGCGATTGGGTCCCCAACAATGAGCGATTGCCAGTCATCGTCTATCGCCAGATTAATCCAGATATAGACCCAGCTGGTTTCGAAAGTCTGTTTCTGAAAAATGGATGGACAGGCACATGGCGAAACGGGATTTTCGATTACCATCACTACCATAGCGGAGCGCATGAGGTCTTAGGTGTCGGACGCGGTCGCGCTGCGGTACAACTCGGTGGCCCAGAGGGACCGACCTTGGAAATAACACGGGGTGACTGCCTGATCCTCCCTGCCGGAACCGGCCACAGAAAGCTCACCGGATCGTCAGACTTCCAGGTCGTTGGAGCTTATCCACCCGGTCAGGAACCCGACATTCAGCGCGAGGCTCCCACACACGAGATGATTAAAACGATCCGTTCTCTTCCAACGCCTGCCACTGATCCTGTACAGGGATCCACTGGTGCTCTGCAGTCCTTATGGACTTGA
- a CDS encoding helix-turn-helix domain-containing protein, whose translation MQLQQICCTGSAERFGVSPLMTKSPPAIDAHLGARIRMRRSTVGMTQGMLGDRLGITLQQIQKYEKGTNRAGAGRLQRISELLSVPISFFFEGDPKTSMDQGSLAPTLRPLELDSKERMALVKAFLEIDDASIRQRVLDLIQSLGGLKEDRVLPDAEPLAARSGAE comes from the coding sequence TTGCAGCTTCAACAGATTTGTTGCACGGGTTCGGCCGAACGTTTTGGAGTTTCGCCCCTCATGACAAAGTCACCACCCGCCATCGACGCTCATCTTGGCGCACGTATCCGGATGCGTCGGTCGACGGTGGGAATGACCCAAGGCATGCTTGGAGACCGTCTCGGGATCACGTTGCAGCAGATTCAGAAATACGAAAAGGGCACAAACCGCGCGGGAGCCGGCCGGCTACAACGCATATCTGAGCTTTTGAGTGTTCCCATCTCCTTCTTTTTCGAGGGTGATCCGAAAACATCGATGGATCAGGGTTCGCTGGCACCAACTCTTCGTCCGTTGGAGTTGGATTCGAAAGAGCGCATGGCGTTGGTAAAGGCATTCCTGGAGATTGATGACGCCAGCATTCGCCAGCGTGTCCTCGATCTTATCCAGTCTCTTGGTGGTCTAAAGGAGGATCGGGTTCTGCCGGATGCTGAACCGCTCGCTGCGCGATCTGGCGCTGAGTGA
- a CDS encoding nucleotidyltransferase and HEPN domain-containing protein, whose product MMKSSLDHIPPRKQRELARALEILHEEFEDALGEGTADFKKRGRILKIILFGSYARGTFVDEPHTMKGYRSDFDLLVIVNNRKLTDFAEYWYKAADRLIRDSFIETPAQFIVHSRREVNTQLKEGHYFFSDIRRDGIVLYELDDEPLAEPKPLTAKERLRVARDSFESRTDLLRQFSEGASFHISRGNRDLAAFDLHQLIEQAYTCVLLTLTNYAPPSHNLKFLRSLAEEQSLRLVEAFPRDHHRERAWFNTINEAYVKARYSKHFEISEEALVWLGERTAHLLEVVKNVCDEHIAMLEQDVLPDEA is encoded by the coding sequence ATGATGAAGTCCTCGCTCGATCATATCCCGCCACGCAAGCAACGTGAACTTGCCCGTGCGCTCGAGATCCTGCACGAAGAATTTGAGGATGCGCTTGGCGAGGGAACAGCAGACTTCAAGAAGCGCGGACGCATCCTCAAAATCATCCTGTTCGGGTCCTATGCGCGTGGCACCTTTGTCGACGAACCGCATACGATGAAGGGTTATCGCTCGGACTTCGATCTGCTTGTCATCGTCAACAATCGCAAGCTGACAGACTTTGCTGAATACTGGTACAAAGCAGCCGATCGTCTCATACGCGACAGCTTTATCGAAACGCCGGCACAGTTCATCGTTCACTCGCGTCGTGAGGTGAACACGCAGTTGAAGGAAGGCCATTACTTCTTCTCGGATATCCGCAGAGACGGGATCGTTCTTTACGAACTGGATGACGAGCCATTGGCTGAGCCGAAGCCGCTCACTGCGAAAGAGCGGTTGAGGGTCGCGAGGGACTCATTTGAAAGCAGAACAGATTTGCTCCGCCAGTTTTCGGAAGGAGCTTCCTTTCACATTAGCCGAGGCAACCGTGATCTGGCGGCTTTTGATCTACATCAGTTGATCGAGCAAGCTTACACTTGCGTGTTGTTGACGCTTACAAACTACGCGCCACCTTCTCACAATCTCAAGTTTCTGCGCTCGCTTGCAGAGGAACAAAGCCTTCGATTGGTGGAAGCCTTTCCGCGCGATCACCATCGGGAGCGGGCCTGGTTCAACACGATCAACGAGGCCTATGTGAAGGCGCGGTACTCGAAGCATTTCGAGATCAGCGAGGAGGCGCTTGTCTGGCTTGGGGAGCGGACGGCGCATCTTCTCGAGGTGGTAAAGAATGTCTGTGACGAACACATCGCAATGCTGGAGCAGGACGTGCTGCCGGATGAAGCATAA
- a CDS encoding cytochrome b, with the protein MINRNSRMWLDTPRQYGLISRTFHCTMAILLIWQFLVILTWRVFGDTEWVRTVTSLGPGHGTVGLLVIVLVVIRATWWTVNRNRRPVQSTTVTGRMAAVVHVSFYVLMFSIPALALLRAYGSGKGWEPWIPASGAEVLWMIAPADLFHSLLAWGLSVLIAGHVTMALVHRFALNDETLGRMTGRPGRATIDE; encoded by the coding sequence ATGATAAACAGGAATTCTCGTATGTGGCTGGATACGCCGAGGCAGTATGGTCTCATCAGCCGAACCTTTCATTGCACGATGGCCATTCTTTTGATTTGGCAGTTTCTCGTCATTCTGACGTGGCGTGTATTTGGCGATACGGAGTGGGTCAGGACGGTCACGTCGCTTGGACCTGGCCATGGCACCGTCGGCCTTCTGGTGATCGTGCTTGTCGTCATTCGCGCTACCTGGTGGACCGTCAATCGCAACCGTCGCCCGGTTCAATCGACCACCGTCACCGGTCGTATGGCCGCTGTTGTTCACGTCAGCTTCTATGTTCTGATGTTTAGCATTCCGGCACTGGCGCTGTTGCGGGCCTATGGCAGCGGCAAGGGGTGGGAGCCGTGGATCCCGGCGAGCGGGGCGGAGGTTTTATGGATGATCGCACCGGCCGATCTTTTTCACAGTCTGTTGGCATGGGGTCTGTCGGTTCTGATCGCAGGCCACGTCACCATGGCGCTCGTTCACCGCTTCGCGCTGAATGACGAAACACTTGGACGGATGACGGGAAGGCCCGGCAGAGCCACGATTGATGAGTAA
- a CDS encoding mobilization protein codes for MRKPIAQRIKELEERKRSLQSRLDRQERAHDTRRKILLGSFVLERLAQDGNTGVQCDLKHWLATQLPAFLRRDADRALFADLIDECRMGQGHGAADGNAQQSSEYPQARSSQANVTGEAQL; via the coding sequence ATGAGAAAGCCGATCGCGCAACGCATCAAAGAGCTCGAAGAGCGCAAGCGCAGTTTGCAATCGCGACTGGACAGGCAGGAGCGTGCGCACGATACCCGGCGCAAGATATTGCTCGGTTCGTTTGTGCTGGAGCGCCTGGCGCAGGATGGTAATACCGGCGTTCAGTGTGACCTGAAGCATTGGCTTGCAACACAGCTGCCAGCGTTTCTCCGTCGCGATGCCGATCGGGCCTTGTTTGCCGACCTGATCGATGAATGCCGGATGGGTCAAGGCCACGGTGCGGCAGACGGCAATGCGCAACAGAGCAGTGAATATCCGCAAGCCAGGAGCAGTCAGGCTAATGTCACCGGGGAGGCTCAACTTTGA
- the traA gene encoding Ti-type conjugative transfer relaxase TraA, which produces MAIYHLSSKPVSRSGGRSAVAAIAYRTASLLVNERDGLVHDFTAKQGVDHCEIVLPDGIDADWARDRSALWNAAESAEKRCDARVAREFEIALPHELNNDDRLSLTRTFAQDLANRFGTAVDFAIHVPQGKSDTHNIHAHVMMTTRVVTSDGLGDKTLIERENKWLLAHDLPTSHSQMRDIRQMFAEHANRHLLRAGLDVRVDHRSHLTRGLSIEPTEHMGVHASQMMRRGLDVSRTRLEENAARRNAELIRRKPDEVLRLITDEKSVFTRHDVARTLHRYINDNGSFQRALAAVMASPQLVELQPERHDNVARYSTREMIGIEHSMAASALRMADRHSHGVRPENVDQALGRQDALLPASGLSDEQRSAVHHITAAQQIAAVIGFAGAGKSTMLAAARNAWEAQGFTVHGGALAGKAAEGLTQSSGIAARTLASWEYGWSRGKGELQRGDIFVIDEAGMVGSRQLARIVSQVEKRGAKLVLVGDHEQLQAIGAGSPFRAIAERIGSVELSEIRRQKHDWQRHASVAFATHRTGVGLVAYAERGDILFANDTEMARENLVRDYLGDLNQHPSASRIALAHRRVDVRAINDGIRQALQAEGRLSKGSGLGIADHEASTVNVRTGPADNGDREIVYQTVNGKRSFAPGDRILLLENNRDLAVKNGMLGTVEAVEPNAIHLRLDGAASGQNNARVLSLPVKDYQSFDHGYATTIHKAQGATVDRSFVMASSTMDRHLTYVAMTRHRYQATLYAGRDDLGDTKDMVARLSRSGAKETTLDYTNLFAERRGLTSKLHDTDEIKREVRNTIAHDVQHPAGQPVGQEQDRPHDRRQADEELVDDLVGPALNAIDAAHGFEHVQDDRDARLVTSADIPAPLIPAVRFYDRTIEDIAREKAKPSLEHDMQAVRSVGREVYLDPEQAAARLSAAIVDNGIEGHVLARSLIETPEQFGPLHGKVGLFGENKERRLARHYTQALGSHVLSAAKTWQRRLEAERKSETWKRERQDIVEVPGLTKRSQVLLQQFDSLVVEDRPTFLAQLSATPEGKLAIVEARAIASALEQRFGSADMRTLKPEALRLAPEMANTFNQIKDVARIVERVQRAELTQKHQLKQALTKSLGLRM; this is translated from the coding sequence GTGGCGATTTACCATCTGAGCAGCAAGCCAGTTTCCAGATCAGGCGGCAGAAGTGCCGTGGCGGCCATTGCCTATCGCACCGCAAGTCTGCTGGTAAATGAACGCGATGGTCTTGTGCATGATTTTACCGCAAAGCAGGGTGTTGATCATTGCGAAATCGTGCTTCCCGATGGCATCGATGCCGACTGGGCACGCGATCGCTCCGCGTTGTGGAATGCCGCAGAGTCCGCCGAGAAACGCTGCGATGCCCGTGTTGCCCGCGAGTTCGAGATCGCCCTTCCGCATGAGCTGAACAACGATGATCGTTTGTCGCTGACGCGTACCTTTGCGCAGGATCTTGCCAACCGCTTTGGCACAGCCGTCGACTTTGCCATCCATGTGCCTCAGGGCAAAAGCGATACCCACAATATCCATGCCCATGTGATGATGACCACGCGGGTGGTGACGTCGGATGGCCTTGGCGACAAGACGCTGATCGAGCGCGAGAACAAATGGCTACTCGCCCATGATCTGCCGACGTCGCACAGCCAGATGCGCGATATCCGCCAGATGTTTGCAGAGCATGCCAACCGCCATCTCCTGCGCGCTGGTCTTGATGTGCGTGTCGATCATCGCTCGCATCTGACGCGCGGTCTGTCGATCGAACCAACCGAACATATGGGGGTGCATGCCAGCCAGATGATGCGGCGCGGGCTTGATGTCTCGAGAACCCGGCTGGAGGAGAATGCGGCACGGAGAAACGCCGAGCTGATCCGGCGCAAACCGGACGAGGTGCTGCGCCTCATCACCGACGAAAAGAGCGTGTTCACCCGTCACGATGTCGCTCGCACGCTGCATCGCTATATCAACGACAATGGCAGCTTCCAACGCGCGCTTGCCGCCGTCATGGCGTCACCGCAACTGGTCGAGTTGCAGCCTGAACGACACGACAACGTGGCGCGCTATTCGACCCGCGAAATGATCGGGATCGAACATTCCATGGCGGCCAGTGCACTGCGCATGGCAGACAGACACAGCCATGGTGTCAGACCTGAAAACGTTGATCAGGCGCTTGGTCGTCAGGACGCGCTTCTGCCCGCTTCTGGTCTCAGCGACGAGCAGCGATCTGCTGTCCATCACATCACAGCTGCGCAGCAGATCGCCGCCGTCATCGGCTTTGCCGGGGCTGGCAAATCCACCATGCTGGCCGCGGCACGCAACGCCTGGGAGGCACAGGGCTTTACCGTTCATGGCGGCGCCCTTGCCGGAAAGGCAGCGGAAGGATTGACGCAATCATCCGGTATCGCCGCACGCACCCTGGCGTCATGGGAATATGGCTGGAGCCGAGGCAAAGGCGAACTTCAACGCGGCGATATCTTCGTCATTGACGAGGCCGGTATGGTCGGCAGTCGTCAGCTCGCCCGGATCGTGTCGCAGGTCGAAAAGCGAGGTGCCAAGCTCGTTCTGGTTGGCGATCACGAGCAGCTTCAGGCGATTGGTGCCGGCTCGCCTTTCCGCGCCATTGCCGAGCGCATCGGCTCGGTCGAGCTTTCTGAAATCCGACGACAGAAACACGACTGGCAGCGCCACGCGTCGGTCGCGTTTGCCACGCATCGCACCGGTGTTGGACTGGTCGCCTATGCTGAACGGGGCGACATCCTCTTTGCCAATGACACAGAGATGGCGCGCGAAAACCTCGTGCGTGATTATCTCGGCGATCTCAATCAACATCCCTCCGCATCCCGCATTGCCCTTGCCCACCGCCGCGTCGATGTTCGCGCCATCAATGACGGCATCCGACAGGCGTTGCAGGCTGAAGGGCGGCTTTCGAAAGGCAGTGGTCTGGGCATCGCAGACCATGAAGCGTCGACCGTTAACGTTAGGACGGGACCGGCTGACAATGGAGATCGTGAGATCGTCTATCAGACCGTCAACGGCAAGCGCTCCTTTGCGCCCGGCGACCGCATCCTTCTTCTGGAAAACAACCGTGATCTCGCTGTGAAAAACGGCATGCTGGGAACCGTGGAGGCCGTCGAGCCGAACGCAATACATCTGCGGCTCGACGGAGCTGCCAGCGGGCAAAACAATGCCCGTGTTCTCTCTCTACCCGTAAAAGATTACCAGAGTTTTGATCATGGCTATGCGACCACCATTCACAAGGCCCAAGGCGCCACCGTCGACCGTAGCTTCGTCATGGCATCGTCGACCATGGATCGACACCTGACCTATGTCGCCATGACGCGCCATCGCTATCAGGCAACCCTTTATGCCGGTCGCGATGACCTCGGCGACACCAAAGACATGGTTGCCAGACTAAGCCGGTCCGGTGCCAAGGAAACGACACTCGATTACACAAACCTCTTTGCCGAGAGGCGTGGGCTGACATCAAAGTTGCACGACACGGACGAGATAAAACGTGAAGTCCGGAACACGATCGCGCATGACGTCCAGCACCCAGCCGGGCAACCGGTGGGCCAGGAGCAGGATCGGCCACACGATCGCAGGCAGGCTGACGAGGAGCTCGTCGACGATCTGGTCGGTCCCGCCCTCAACGCCATCGACGCCGCGCACGGTTTTGAACACGTTCAAGACGATCGGGATGCCCGTCTCGTTACCTCAGCAGACATCCCCGCCCCGCTCATTCCCGCCGTTCGTTTCTACGATCGTACTATCGAAGACATCGCTCGTGAAAAAGCAAAGCCCTCTCTGGAGCACGACATGCAGGCCGTCCGCTCCGTCGGTCGAGAGGTTTACCTCGATCCTGAACAGGCAGCAGCCAGGCTCAGTGCCGCCATCGTCGACAACGGCATTGAGGGCCACGTCCTGGCCAGATCTCTCATCGAGACCCCCGAGCAGTTCGGACCCCTGCATGGTAAAGTCGGGCTGTTCGGCGAAAACAAGGAGCGCAGGCTTGCCCGCCATTACACACAGGCCCTTGGCAGCCACGTCCTATCCGCTGCAAAAACCTGGCAGCGTCGTCTTGAAGCCGAGCGCAAGTCAGAAACATGGAAACGTGAGCGCCAGGATATCGTCGAAGTCCCCGGCCTTACAAAACGCAGCCAAGTCCTTCTGCAGCAGTTTGACAGCCTCGTCGTTGAAGACAGGCCGACATTCCTGGCGCAACTCTCCGCCACGCCTGAGGGCAAGCTGGCCATCGTCGAGGCACGCGCAATCGCCAGTGCCCTCGAGCAGCGCTTTGGTAGCGCCGATATGCGCACCCTGAAACCGGAGGCGCTACGGCTGGCTCCAGAGATGGCCAACACATTCAATCAGATCAAGGATGTGGCCCGCATCGTCGAGCGGGTCCAGCGGGCTGAGCTCACCCAAAAGCATCAGCTTAAACAGGCTTTGACGAAAAGTCTGGGCCTGAGGATGTGA
- the fdhA gene encoding formaldehyde dehydrogenase, glutathione-independent: MSRNRGVVYLRPGKVEVRDIDDPKLEAPDGRRIEHGVILKVISTNICGSDQHMVRGRTTALPGLVLGHEITGEVIEKGVDVEMLEIGDIVSVPFNVACGRCRCCKSQDTGVCLTVNPSRAGGAYGYVDMGGWIGGQARYVTVPYADFNLLKFPDRDRALSKIRDLTMLSDILPTGFHGAVKAGVGVGSTVYVAGAGPVGLAAAASARILGAAVVMIGDFNKDRLEHAAKVGFEPIDLSKSDRLGDMIAQVTGIDEVDSAIDAVGFEARGHSGSEQPAIVLNQMMEITRAAGSIGIPGLYVTEDPGAVDDAARKGSLSLRLGLGWAKAQSFHTGQTPVLKYNRQLMQAILHDRLPIADIVNAKIISLDDAAQGYESFDQGAAVKYVLDPHGDLTNAA; this comes from the coding sequence ATGAGCAGGAACAGAGGCGTAGTGTATTTGCGGCCAGGCAAGGTCGAAGTAAGAGACATCGACGATCCCAAGCTTGAGGCACCTGACGGTCGTCGGATCGAGCATGGCGTCATCCTCAAAGTCATTTCTACAAACATCTGCGGCTCCGACCAGCACATGGTCAGGGGCCGAACCACGGCCTTACCAGGTCTCGTGCTGGGCCATGAAATCACGGGGGAAGTCATTGAAAAGGGCGTCGACGTCGAGATGCTGGAGATCGGAGATATCGTCTCAGTGCCCTTCAACGTCGCCTGTGGTCGCTGCCGCTGCTGCAAGTCTCAAGACACTGGCGTATGTCTCACCGTCAATCCATCACGCGCGGGCGGGGCTTATGGTTACGTCGACATGGGCGGATGGATCGGCGGCCAGGCCCGTTACGTCACAGTCCCCTACGCTGATTTCAATCTCCTGAAATTTCCTGATCGTGACAGGGCTTTATCGAAAATCCGCGATCTTACGATGTTGTCCGACATCCTGCCGACAGGTTTCCACGGCGCGGTGAAGGCCGGGGTCGGCGTTGGCTCGACAGTCTATGTCGCAGGTGCCGGTCCGGTCGGTCTGGCAGCAGCAGCGTCAGCGCGCATTCTTGGTGCAGCGGTCGTGATGATTGGTGATTTCAACAAGGATCGTCTCGAGCATGCAGCCAAGGTCGGGTTCGAGCCGATTGATCTTTCCAAGAGCGACCGGCTCGGAGACATGATCGCCCAGGTCACCGGGATCGATGAGGTCGATAGCGCCATCGATGCCGTTGGTTTCGAAGCCCGCGGTCATTCTGGCAGTGAGCAGCCAGCCATCGTTTTAAACCAGATGATGGAGATCACACGAGCGGCAGGTTCGATAGGCATTCCAGGCCTCTATGTCACGGAAGACCCAGGGGCAGTAGATGACGCCGCCAGAAAGGGTAGTTTGTCCCTTCGACTGGGTCTCGGCTGGGCCAAGGCCCAGTCCTTCCACACCGGCCAGACACCAGTGCTGAAATACAATCGTCAGCTCATGCAGGCTATCCTTCACGACCGACTGCCGATCGCCGACATTGTCAACGCAAAGATCATTTCGCTTGATGATGCCGCGCAGGGCTATGAAAGCTTTGACCAGGGGGCGGCGGTAAAATACGTTCTGGACCCTCATGGAGACCTGACGAACGCCGCCTGA
- a CDS encoding GGDEF domain-containing protein: MASGKPGAVHPHAVIICDLDHFKSINDTYGHHIGDLVIQSFGELLRNYAPATSATGRIGGEEFAVFLPSTPLDTALSLAQTLRKATTTIEGLPLRPTASFGVASLSAASDLQDAYRRADKALYEAKNSGRDRVKLAMSHA; encoded by the coding sequence ATGGCCTCCGGCAAACCCGGTGCGGTTCACCCGCATGCCGTTATCATCTGTGACCTCGATCATTTTAAGAGTATCAATGACACCTACGGCCACCATATCGGCGACTTGGTAATTCAGTCGTTCGGAGAACTTCTTCGTAACTACGCGCCCGCAACTTCAGCAACAGGCCGGATAGGCGGCGAGGAATTCGCAGTCTTCTTACCTAGCACGCCTTTGGACACTGCGCTGTCCCTCGCTCAGACGCTACGCAAGGCGACTACAACCATCGAGGGTCTCCCGCTGAGACCAACCGCGAGCTTCGGTGTCGCTTCGCTCTCCGCGGCTTCCGATCTGCAAGATGCATACCGGCGGGCAGACAAGGCACTATATGAAGCAAAAAACTCAGGGCGGGATCGGGTGAAACTGGCGATGAGCCACGCCTAG
- a CDS encoding DUF6894 family protein has protein sequence MASRYFFDVHNGDGEVIDGQGMLVSSPDELPREVGRIMADIAKDEMPYDDHRGIVTVKVRDEKGRAVSVGSLTFTYEAIGN, from the coding sequence ATGGCTAGCCGGTATTTTTTTGATGTCCACAACGGCGACGGGGAAGTGATCGACGGTCAAGGGATGCTCGTATCTTCACCAGACGAGCTTCCGCGTGAGGTTGGACGCATCATGGCGGACATCGCCAAGGACGAAATGCCCTATGACGACCACCGAGGGATTGTTACTGTGAAAGTCAGAGACGAGAAAGGACGGGCTGTTTCCGTAGGATCGCTTACGTTCACCTATGAGGCGATCGGTAACTGA
- a CDS encoding response regulator gives METAEFEELVQPIALVVDDEPLILLETVDIILDEGYSVVEASTADQAFAFLDRHSSLQLLFTDVQMPGDLDGFSLARIVAERWPHICVVIASGAIVPGPGDLPGNAKFIGKPFTAELVHQTLMEHGFRKPDSP, from the coding sequence ATGGAAACCGCAGAATTCGAAGAGCTCGTTCAACCCATTGCCCTTGTCGTCGACGACGAGCCGCTCATCCTCTTGGAGACGGTCGATATCATTTTGGATGAGGGATACTCAGTCGTGGAGGCATCCACGGCAGATCAGGCGTTTGCGTTTCTCGACAGGCACTCCTCGCTCCAGCTTCTTTTTACAGACGTACAGATGCCCGGAGACCTGGACGGCTTCAGTCTGGCACGAATCGTCGCAGAGCGCTGGCCGCACATCTGTGTGGTGATCGCGTCCGGGGCAATTGTTCCCGGTCCGGGCGACCTTCCAGGCAACGCGAAGTTCATAGGCAAACCGTTTACGGCAGAACTTGTCCATCAAACATTGATGGAGCATGGTTTCCGAAAGCCAGACTCCCCTTAG
- a CDS encoding methyl-accepting chemotaxis protein, with translation MAPILGATIHEVQKERGASAGFVGARGQGEFGPLLEKQRGAADVAIQRFKTLGLTDENSNLAPALRELASAAQAKLDRLTAMRQDVTSLKAGVPEIASYFADTISSLIKIIESMSSLTTDSTISNRIVAYSALLQGKERAGQERTIGTAAFTSGSFSPESYQLFVKFGAMQNVYFSDFNSYAGADQRAALKDALSGDAGKLVENQRNIAMASPFGGQLNSVSGEEWYKASTNRINALKAVEDKTGLDLRDFAAACAAQQHNSLLISLAISFGVLALVAVLATIVTRSITNPVTRIVKTMRELANGHAEAELSVVADRSEIGDMVKSVAVFKTNAQERSKLEAEAQANRALSERERLEQQEREAAESAEVQFAVDTLAAGLGAMANGTLNYRINHTFATRLDKIRVDFNGAIERLEDAIVNVSGNAQAISAGSNQIRASADDLAKRTEQQAASVEETAAALEQITTTVADTSRRAEEAGRLVTATRENAEHSGTVVTKAINAMNAIETSSNEISNIIGVIDEIAFQTNLLALNAGVEAARAGEAGKGFAVVAQEVRELAQRSASAAKDIKTLIAKSGDHVKSGVSLVAQTGESLGKIVEQVKEISVNVLSIVEASREQTTGIKEINQAVSQMDQGTQQNAAMVEESTAASHALAREAEALFILVGKFETDAKAKSGASSAVDRYPDQKRSPARQLLNRVSSSFSGNAALKNKSWEEF, from the coding sequence ATGGCCCCCATTTTGGGCGCCACGATCCATGAGGTTCAAAAAGAACGCGGAGCTTCCGCCGGTTTTGTGGGTGCCCGTGGGCAGGGCGAGTTCGGCCCCCTTCTTGAAAAGCAAAGAGGTGCTGCGGACGTGGCAATTCAACGCTTCAAAACACTGGGCCTGACAGACGAAAATAGCAATCTGGCGCCAGCCCTTAGAGAACTCGCTTCTGCCGCTCAAGCCAAGCTTGATAGGCTCACAGCCATGCGGCAGGACGTGACGTCGCTCAAGGCCGGTGTGCCGGAGATTGCCTCCTACTTTGCCGACACGATCAGCAGCCTCATCAAGATCATCGAATCGATGAGTTCCTTGACGACGGACAGCACCATATCCAACAGAATTGTCGCTTACTCGGCACTGCTGCAAGGCAAGGAAAGGGCGGGACAAGAGCGAACGATTGGAACTGCGGCCTTCACATCCGGCAGCTTCAGCCCTGAAAGCTACCAGCTCTTCGTAAAATTCGGTGCGATGCAAAATGTCTATTTCTCTGATTTCAATAGCTATGCGGGCGCAGACCAACGAGCTGCATTGAAGGATGCGTTGAGCGGTGATGCAGGCAAGCTTGTCGAAAACCAACGCAACATTGCAATGGCCAGCCCGTTTGGGGGGCAACTGAACAGCGTAAGCGGTGAAGAATGGTACAAAGCGTCGACCAATCGCATCAATGCCCTGAAAGCTGTCGAAGACAAGACAGGCCTTGACCTGCGCGACTTCGCCGCCGCATGTGCTGCGCAACAGCACAACAGCCTTCTCATCTCCCTGGCGATATCCTTTGGCGTTCTTGCACTCGTTGCCGTGCTCGCAACAATCGTGACACGGTCTATCACAAACCCTGTTACCCGTATTGTAAAGACAATGCGCGAACTGGCGAATGGCCATGCGGAAGCCGAATTGAGCGTCGTTGCCGACCGTAGTGAAATCGGCGACATGGTGAAATCCGTAGCCGTGTTCAAAACCAACGCACAGGAACGGTCGAAACTGGAAGCGGAAGCGCAGGCCAACCGCGCGCTGTCTGAACGTGAACGGCTGGAGCAGCAGGAAAGAGAAGCAGCGGAAAGTGCAGAAGTGCAGTTTGCGGTCGACACTTTGGCTGCAGGTCTGGGCGCTATGGCCAATGGCACCTTGAACTACCGCATCAACCACACCTTTGCGACCCGTCTGGATAAAATCCGGGTGGACTTCAACGGCGCAATAGAGCGCCTTGAGGACGCCATCGTCAATGTGAGCGGCAATGCGCAGGCCATTTCTGCCGGATCCAACCAGATCCGCGCCTCGGCGGACGATCTTGCCAAGCGCACCGAACAGCAGGCGGCATCCGTCGAAGAGACAGCCGCTGCGCTGGAACAGATTACGACAACGGTTGCCGACACCAGCCGCCGCGCTGAAGAAGCCGGTCGCCTCGTGACCGCCACGCGTGAGAATGCAGAGCATTCCGGGACGGTGGTAACGAAAGCCATCAATGCGATGAATGCGATCGAGACGTCCTCCAACGAAATCTCCAATATCATCGGCGTCATCGATGAAATTGCATTCCAGACCAACCTACTTGCCCTAAATGCGGGCGTTGAAGCGGCGAGGGCGGGTGAGGCCGGCAAGGGCTTTGCCGTGGTTGCCCAGGAAGTTCGCGAGCTCGCGCAGCGTTCGGCCAGTGCGGCGAAAGACATTAAAACGCTGATTGCCAAATCAGGGGATCACGTCAAAAGCGGCGTCAGCCTTGTTGCACAGACAGGAGAATCGCTCGGCAAAATCGTCGAGCAGGTGAAAGAAATCAGCGTCAACGTGCTGTCTATTGTAGAAGCGTCGCGCGAGCAGACGACCGGTATCAAGGAAATCAACCAGGCTGTGTCCCAAATGGATCAGGGCACCCAACAGAATGCCGCAATGGTGGAAGAATCCACCGCGGCAAGCCATGCCCTTGCACGAGAAGCGGAAGCTTTGTTCATTCTGGTCGGAAAATTCGAGACAGACGCCAAGGCGAAATCAGGCGCTTCGTCCGCAGTAGATCGGTACCCGGATCAAAAACGGTCGCCTGCCCGACAATTGCTGAACCGGGTGAGCTCGTCATTTTCGGGCAATGCAGCGCTCAAAAACAAAAGCTGGGAAGAGTTCTAA